In one Pseudomonas sp. Bout1 genomic region, the following are encoded:
- a CDS encoding helix-turn-helix transcriptional regulator gives MTLSLQDIAWHRSVGQMIDALDLPNFWTQLVRLLDQYVPFDSWVVLLFSSGHKPLVFAECPGQDGEPDHLFQDYLNGLYLLDPFYIASREHSRTGLFRLAEVAPEHFELTEYYQRYFRLNVVADEIQFNCQLPDGRTLCLSLGSRQRFDREQVALLSLIQPWVLSLLRQRLPHELHEVSCAEPPLHNDDWGAQLTARELDVGRLMLSGCSSKEIARKLEISVETVKVHKKHMYSKLGIKSQSELFSIFLQAQKG, from the coding sequence ATGACATTGTCGCTGCAAGATATCGCCTGGCACCGTTCGGTGGGGCAAATGATAGACGCCCTGGACCTGCCCAACTTCTGGACCCAGCTTGTGCGGTTGCTCGACCAATATGTGCCGTTCGACAGTTGGGTGGTGTTGCTGTTCAGCAGCGGGCACAAGCCGCTGGTGTTCGCCGAATGCCCCGGCCAGGACGGCGAGCCAGACCACCTGTTCCAGGATTATCTCAACGGCCTGTACCTGCTCGACCCGTTCTACATCGCCAGCCGCGAACACTCGCGCACCGGGCTGTTTCGCCTGGCCGAAGTGGCGCCGGAGCATTTTGAGCTGACCGAGTATTACCAGCGCTACTTCCGGCTGAACGTGGTCGCCGATGAAATCCAGTTCAATTGCCAACTGCCGGACGGGCGCACGCTGTGCCTGTCACTCGGGTCCAGGCAGCGCTTTGACCGGGAACAGGTTGCCTTGCTGTCGCTGATTCAACCCTGGGTCTTGAGCCTGCTGCGCCAGCGCCTGCCTCATGAACTGCACGAGGTCAGCTGCGCCGAGCCGCCGTTGCACAATGACGACTGGGGTGCACAACTGACGGCGCGGGAATTGGATGTGGGCCGCTTGATGCTCAGTGGTTGCTCCAGCAAGGAAATCGCCCGCAAGCTGGAGATCTCGGTAGAGACCGTGAAAGTCCACAAGAAACACATGTACAGCAAGCTGGGGATCAAGTCTCAGTCAGAGCTGTTTTCGATTTTCCTGCAGGCGCAGAAGGGCTAG
- a CDS encoding carbon-nitrogen hydrolase family protein, which yields MKVEFAQLAGRDNGTAYNLERALAAIAACAADTRMVVFPETHLMGFPSAGTVAAIAEPVDGPTVQAIIQAARTRNIAVVIGMAENDAGQFYNTTLMITPDGIALRYRKTHLWASDRGVFTPGDRYATCLWNGVRVGLLICYDIEFPETARALAQLGAEVLIVTNGNMDPYGPTHRTAIMARAQENQAFALMVNRVEAGDDGLMFAGGSALVDPFGTLLFEAGRDEGQFSVELDLGQLAAARQDYRYLDDQRLKLPGEVIERNDGTRELLIPKT from the coding sequence ATGAAGGTCGAATTTGCCCAACTGGCAGGCCGCGATAACGGCACAGCTTACAACCTTGAGCGCGCGTTGGCGGCGATTGCTGCGTGTGCGGCGGATACCCGAATGGTGGTATTCCCGGAAACCCACCTGATGGGCTTTCCGAGCGCCGGCACCGTGGCCGCTATTGCCGAGCCGGTGGATGGCCCGACAGTGCAGGCGATTATCCAGGCGGCCCGCACCCGCAATATCGCCGTGGTGATCGGCATGGCCGAGAACGACGCGGGGCAATTCTATAACACCACCTTGATGATCACGCCCGATGGCATTGCCCTGCGTTATCGCAAGACCCACCTGTGGGCCTCGGACCGTGGCGTATTCACCCCTGGCGACCGCTACGCCACCTGCCTGTGGAACGGCGTACGCGTGGGCCTGTTGATCTGCTACGACATCGAATTCCCGGAAACCGCCCGCGCCCTGGCGCAGTTGGGCGCTGAAGTGTTGATCGTCACCAACGGCAACATGGACCCGTACGGTCCCACCCACCGCACCGCAATCATGGCCCGCGCCCAGGAAAACCAGGCGTTTGCGCTGATGGTCAACCGGGTGGAAGCGGGTGACGACGGCCTGATGTTTGCCGGTGGCAGTGCGCTGGTGGACCCGTTTGGCACGTTACTGTTTGAAGCCGGGCGTGACGAAGGGCAGTTCAGCGTTGAACTGGACCTTGGGCAATTGGCGGCGGCGCGACAAGACTATCGCTACCTGGATGACCAGCGCTTGAAATTGCCGGGGGAGGTGATCGAGCGCAACGACGGCACGCGGGAGCTGCTGATTCCTAAAACCTGA